In Nocardioides dokdonensis FR1436, the following are encoded in one genomic region:
- a CDS encoding homogentisate 1,2-dioxygenase produces MAYYRRLGEVPGKRHTQLRDPEGRLYREELMGEEGFSSDSSLLYHRGVPSAVVATEIWEVPDQTRTPNHPLAPRHLRLQDLGTGPDAVTDRRLVLGNNDVRISYVVTGTGASPLYRNAIGDECVFIEAGSGVVETVFGAVAYRAGDYVVVPRATTHRWVPAEPSRLYAIEANSHIAPPKRYLSRYGQLLEHAPYCERDLHGPGEPLLHEGSDVEVLVKHRTSAGVVGTRMVYDTHPFDVVGWDGCLYPFTFNIDDYMPITGKVHQPPPVHQVFEGHNFVICNFLPRKVDYHPLAIPVPYYHSNVDSDEVMFYVAGDYEARKGSGIGLGSVSLHPGGHAHGPQPEAIEASLGAESFEESAVMVDTFAPLELGEGALAVEDPDYPFSWAGRRL; encoded by the coding sequence ATGGCCTACTACCGACGCCTCGGCGAGGTGCCCGGCAAGCGCCACACCCAGCTGCGCGACCCCGAGGGGCGGCTCTACCGCGAGGAGCTGATGGGGGAGGAGGGCTTCTCCTCCGACTCCTCCCTGCTCTACCACCGGGGCGTGCCGTCGGCGGTCGTGGCCACCGAGATCTGGGAGGTGCCCGACCAGACCCGCACCCCCAACCACCCGCTGGCCCCGCGCCACCTGCGCCTGCAGGACCTCGGCACCGGACCCGACGCCGTCACCGACCGCCGGCTGGTGCTGGGCAACAACGACGTGCGGATCTCCTACGTCGTCACCGGCACCGGCGCCTCGCCGCTGTACCGCAACGCGATCGGGGACGAGTGCGTCTTCATCGAGGCCGGCAGCGGCGTCGTGGAGACCGTCTTCGGAGCCGTGGCCTACCGCGCCGGCGACTACGTGGTGGTCCCGCGCGCCACCACGCACCGCTGGGTGCCCGCCGAGCCGAGCCGGCTCTACGCCATCGAGGCGAACAGCCACATCGCCCCACCCAAGCGCTACCTGTCGCGCTACGGCCAGCTCCTCGAGCACGCGCCGTACTGCGAGCGCGACCTGCACGGGCCGGGCGAGCCGCTGCTGCACGAGGGGAGCGACGTGGAGGTGCTGGTCAAGCACCGCACCTCGGCCGGGGTCGTGGGCACCCGGATGGTCTACGACACCCACCCCTTCGACGTGGTCGGCTGGGACGGCTGCCTGTACCCCTTCACGTTCAACATCGACGACTACATGCCGATCACCGGCAAGGTGCACCAGCCGCCGCCGGTGCACCAGGTCTTCGAGGGGCACAACTTCGTGATCTGCAACTTCCTGCCCCGCAAGGTCGACTACCACCCGCTCGCGATCCCGGTGCCCTACTACCACTCGAACGTCGACTCCGACGAGGTGATGTTCTACGTCGCCGGCGACTACGAGGCGCGCAAGGGCTCGGGCATCGGGCTCGGGTCCGTCTCGCTGCACCCCGGCGGGCACGCCCACGGCCCGCAGCCCGAGGCGATCGAGGCCTCGCTGGGTGCCGAGTCCTTCGAGGAGTCCGCGGTCATGGTCGACACCTTCGCCCCGCTCGAGCTCGGCGAGGGCGCCCTCGCCGTCGAGGACCCCGACTACCCGTTCAGCTGGGCGGGCCGCCGCCTCTGA
- a CDS encoding fumarylacetoacetate hydrolase family protein → MTHASDDDREDLGGFGLDHLPYAVFSRDGGPRRVGVRVGDTVLDLHEATGRPEMAASSLNPFLALGPEVWRQTREQVGDLARTTEGIALADVELHQPFEVADYVDFYASEHHATNLGRMFRPDSEPLLPNWKHLPVAYHGRAGTVVPSGTPVVRPSGQRRPAPGQGDAPVFGASQRLDIEAELGFVVGAPSALGDPVPAAGLADHVFGVVGVNDWSARDIQAWEYVPLGPFLGKSFATSISHWVTPLAALEAAWCDLPGQDPTPLGYLAPGQTRGLDIDVEVVLNGEVLTRPPYRSMYWSPAQMLAHLTVNGASLRTGDLFASGTISGPGDDEVGSLIELWRGERFLGDGDEVVLRYSAPGTGGGRITLGEVSGHVLPAR, encoded by the coding sequence ATGACCCACGCCAGCGACGACGACCGGGAGGACCTGGGCGGCTTCGGCCTCGACCACCTGCCGTACGCCGTGTTCTCGCGCGACGGCGGTCCGCGCCGGGTCGGCGTCCGGGTCGGCGACACGGTGCTGGACCTGCACGAGGCGACGGGTCGCCCCGAGATGGCGGCGTCGTCGCTCAACCCGTTCCTGGCGCTGGGCCCCGAGGTGTGGCGCCAGACCCGGGAGCAGGTGGGCGACCTGGCGCGCACGACCGAGGGGATCGCACTGGCGGACGTCGAGCTGCACCAGCCCTTCGAGGTCGCCGACTACGTCGACTTCTACGCCTCCGAGCACCACGCGACGAACCTCGGCCGGATGTTCCGTCCGGACAGCGAGCCGCTGCTGCCGAACTGGAAGCACCTGCCGGTGGCCTACCACGGCCGCGCCGGCACGGTCGTGCCCAGCGGCACGCCGGTGGTGCGCCCCTCGGGCCAGCGGCGACCGGCCCCGGGCCAGGGCGACGCCCCGGTCTTCGGGGCCTCCCAGCGCCTCGACATCGAGGCCGAGCTCGGCTTCGTCGTCGGCGCCCCGTCCGCGCTCGGCGATCCCGTCCCGGCCGCCGGGCTGGCCGACCACGTCTTCGGCGTGGTGGGGGTCAACGACTGGTCGGCGCGCGACATCCAGGCCTGGGAGTACGTGCCCCTCGGGCCCTTCCTCGGCAAGTCCTTCGCGACGTCGATCAGCCACTGGGTGACGCCGCTGGCCGCCCTGGAGGCCGCGTGGTGCGACCTCCCCGGGCAGGACCCGACACCCCTGGGCTACCTCGCCCCCGGGCAGACCAGGGGCCTCGACATCGACGTCGAGGTGGTGCTCAACGGCGAGGTGCTCACCCGCCCGCCCTACCGCTCGATGTACTGGTCACCCGCACAGATGCTGGCCCACCTCACCGTGAACGGCGCCAGCCTGCGCACCGGCGACCTCTTCGCCAGCGGCACGATCAGCGGCCCCGGCGACGACGAGGTCGGCTCCCTCATCGAGCTGTGGCGCGGCGAGCGGTTCCTCGGCGACGGCGACGAGGTGGTGCTGCGCTACTCGGCGCCCGGCACCGGCGGCGGGCGGATCACCCTCGGCGAGGTCAGCGGTCACGTGCTCCCCGCCCGCTGA
- a CDS encoding N-acetylmuramoyl-L-alanine amidase: MPTSSESPQHGLTHRRALVRAAVGGAVAVGALGGVVRLTQGTDDGDAGSLTLAAEDGSDVAFLAVPIAARLVRGRDGVHQSAALPTSTYSMAAVTWRGTEAHPRVSVRARRDGTWTAWTPLPRIDDRPAEDRDRDVREGTVAWWAGPSRSIQVRVQGALPPELTLVLLHPAPRDADAGAGWAPPETLGRRTVDRPAPQPAIVTRAQWGADESWRDGSPRYDTTIAQVHVHHTASGNTYSRTDVPALLRGFYRYHTQSLGWSDIGYNFLVDKFGRTFEGRAGGVTRPVRGAHTLGFNTDSTGVSVIGNYDQVAPTEAIIDAVAAVAAWKLDAFDRRPQGTTTVRSSGSDKYAAGASVRLPVIDGHRDTNDTACPGSQLYQRLPDIRSRAQAVAASTGAGEPQPTEPPAPSEPPGPTPVAVVTASVVSGARLVGRPVQARKGSFDPATARTAFQWLRDGAPIEGDTRPRHRCTEADVGHELAVRITTSAKGRTPVVELLPAGPVQAPSTMTVDPERRERGRLRVQVDLQAPAGVDAPPTGEVTVRIGDRRVVVAVEDLDRPIVLGRRRPLVPSANRLVVTYGGDASFTGTEVALRV; this comes from the coding sequence GTGCCCACCTCGTCGGAGTCGCCCCAGCACGGCCTGACCCACCGTCGCGCCCTCGTCCGTGCCGCCGTCGGTGGAGCGGTGGCGGTCGGCGCTCTCGGCGGGGTCGTGCGCCTGACCCAGGGCACCGACGACGGCGACGCCGGCTCGCTGACCCTGGCGGCCGAGGACGGCTCGGACGTCGCGTTCCTCGCGGTGCCGATCGCGGCACGCCTGGTCCGAGGACGCGACGGCGTGCACCAGAGCGCCGCGCTGCCCACGTCGACGTACTCGATGGCCGCCGTCACCTGGCGCGGCACCGAGGCGCACCCGCGCGTGTCCGTCCGCGCGCGTCGGGACGGCACCTGGACCGCCTGGACCCCGCTGCCCCGCATCGACGACCGGCCCGCCGAGGACCGGGACCGAGACGTCCGCGAGGGCACCGTCGCCTGGTGGGCCGGGCCCAGCCGCTCGATCCAGGTGCGGGTGCAGGGCGCCCTGCCTCCCGAGCTGACCCTGGTGCTGCTGCACCCCGCCCCGCGCGACGCCGATGCGGGCGCCGGGTGGGCCCCACCGGAGACCCTCGGTCGACGCACGGTCGACCGCCCCGCCCCGCAGCCGGCCATCGTGACCCGCGCCCAGTGGGGGGCCGACGAGTCCTGGCGCGACGGGTCGCCGCGCTACGACACCACGATCGCCCAGGTGCACGTGCACCACACGGCGAGCGGCAACACCTACAGCCGCACCGACGTGCCGGCCCTGCTGCGCGGCTTCTACCGCTACCACACCCAGAGCCTGGGGTGGTCCGACATCGGCTACAACTTCCTCGTCGACAAGTTCGGGCGCACGTTCGAGGGACGCGCCGGAGGCGTGACCCGGCCCGTGCGCGGGGCCCACACGCTCGGGTTCAACACCGACTCGACCGGGGTCTCGGTGATCGGCAACTACGACCAGGTCGCCCCCACCGAGGCGATCATCGACGCCGTGGCGGCGGTCGCCGCCTGGAAGCTCGACGCCTTCGACCGTCGCCCCCAGGGGACCACCACCGTCCGGTCCTCCGGCAGCGACAAGTACGCCGCCGGCGCGAGCGTGCGGCTGCCGGTGATCGACGGCCACCGCGACACCAACGACACCGCCTGCCCCGGCTCGCAGCTCTACCAGCGGCTTCCTGACATCCGCTCGCGCGCGCAGGCCGTCGCCGCGAGCACCGGCGCCGGGGAGCCGCAGCCCACGGAACCGCCCGCACCCTCCGAACCGCCCGGCCCCACCCCGGTCGCCGTGGTCACGGCCTCCGTGGTGAGCGGGGCGCGCCTGGTCGGACGGCCGGTGCAGGCCCGCAAGGGCAGCTTCGACCCGGCGACGGCGCGGACGGCCTTCCAGTGGCTGCGCGACGGCGCACCGATCGAGGGCGACACCCGACCGCGTCACCGCTGCACCGAGGCCGACGTGGGGCACGAGCTGGCGGTGCGGATCACCACCTCGGCCAAGGGCCGCACGCCCGTCGTCGAGCTGCTGCCCGCCGGGCCGGTGCAGGCGCCGAGCACGATGACGGTGGACCCGGAGCGACGTGAGCGGGGTCGGCTGCGGGTGCAGGTGGACCTGCAGGCTCCCGCCGGGGTCGACGCGCCACCCACGGGCGAGGTGACGGTCCGCATCGGTGATCGCCGGGTCGTCGTCGCGGTCGAGGACCTCGACAGGCCGATCGTGCTCGGGCGCCGCCGCCCGCTGGTGCCGTCGGCGAACCGGCTCGTGGTGACGTACGGCGGCGACGCCAGCTTCACGGGCACCGAGGTCGCGCTGCGGGTCTGA
- a CDS encoding nitroreductase family deazaflavin-dependent oxidoreductase: MGLLTPLAVRLGAQPWMPRRLPLVVRVDTRLQRLTRGRVTLLDIAGLPNLVLTVTGRRSGIPRSTPLLCVPDQGTWLIAGSYFGAPKAPVWVHNLRAATTATIDAGSGTVEVSARELADDERARAWSTMLEVWPNYAHYEARTDRLIPVFRLSPTGTHPA, encoded by the coding sequence ATGGGACTGCTCACTCCGCTCGCCGTCCGCCTGGGCGCCCAGCCGTGGATGCCTCGCCGCCTGCCCCTCGTGGTCCGGGTCGACACCCGGCTGCAGCGCCTCACGCGCGGGCGGGTGACGCTGCTCGACATCGCCGGACTGCCCAACCTCGTCCTCACGGTCACGGGACGCAGGAGCGGCATCCCCCGCTCCACCCCGCTGCTCTGCGTGCCCGACCAAGGGACGTGGCTGATCGCCGGCTCCTACTTCGGCGCGCCCAAGGCGCCGGTCTGGGTGCACAACCTGCGCGCGGCAACCACCGCCACGATCGACGCCGGGAGTGGCACGGTCGAGGTGAGCGCCAGGGAGCTGGCCGACGACGAGCGGGCGCGGGCGTGGTCGACGATGCTCGAGGTGTGGCCGAACTACGCCCACTACGAGGCCCGCACCGACCGCCTGATCCCGGTCTTCCGGCTCTCCCCCACCGGGACCCACCCCGCCTAG
- a CDS encoding metallophosphoesterase, producing the protein MTSPVPLGQHPPATHVLAHLSDPHLLAGGALQYGVVDPEAGLLLALERLRRMHPAPRALVFTGDLADRAEPAAYRRLRELVEPAAAEMGAEVVWVMGNHDERAAYALGLFGEDADPDAPQDRVHDVDGLRVIALDTSVPGYHHGEITPAQLVWLAEELAVPAPHGTVLAMHHPPIPLPMLRAAETIELADQHLLADVLAGSDVRAVLGGHYHYSSHSTVAGIPVSVASATCYTTDPAPLARFVSGVDGHQGLNAVHVYADRVVHTVVPLSAAPEVSGFPADVTAQVEALTPEERRELISRKDSPFNAGTLPLH; encoded by the coding sequence ATGACCTCCCCCGTGCCGCTGGGCCAGCACCCGCCCGCGACCCACGTGCTGGCGCACCTCAGCGACCCGCACCTGCTCGCCGGCGGCGCGCTGCAGTACGGCGTCGTGGACCCCGAGGCCGGGCTGCTGCTCGCCCTCGAGCGGCTGCGGCGCATGCACCCCGCGCCCCGGGCGCTGGTGTTCACCGGCGACCTGGCCGACCGGGCCGAGCCGGCGGCGTACCGACGGCTGCGCGAGCTGGTGGAGCCGGCTGCGGCCGAGATGGGCGCCGAGGTGGTCTGGGTGATGGGCAACCACGACGAGCGGGCGGCGTACGCGCTCGGGCTCTTCGGGGAGGACGCCGACCCCGACGCGCCCCAGGACCGGGTGCACGACGTCGACGGGCTGCGGGTGATCGCGCTCGACACCAGCGTGCCCGGCTACCACCACGGCGAGATCACGCCCGCCCAGCTGGTGTGGCTGGCCGAGGAGCTGGCCGTGCCCGCGCCGCACGGCACCGTGCTGGCCATGCACCACCCGCCGATCCCGCTGCCGATGCTGCGCGCCGCGGAGACCATCGAGCTCGCCGACCAGCACCTGCTCGCGGACGTCCTGGCCGGCTCCGACGTCCGCGCCGTCCTCGGCGGGCACTACCACTACTCCAGCCACTCGACCGTGGCCGGCATCCCGGTCAGCGTGGCCTCGGCGACCTGCTACACCACCGATCCCGCGCCGCTGGCGCGCTTCGTCTCCGGCGTCGACGGCCACCAGGGCCTCAACGCGGTGCACGTGTACGCCGACCGCGTGGTGCACACGGTCGTCCCGCTGTCGGCGGCTCCCGAGGTCAGCGGCTTCCCCGCCGACGTGACCGCGCAGGTGGAGGCCCTGACCCCCGAGGAGCGCCGCGAGCTGATCTCCCGCAAGGACTCCCCGTTCAACGCCGGCACCCTGCCCCTCCACTGA
- a CDS encoding LVIVD repeat-containing protein: MTRRAGSALLALALAALTPVLAAPSAFAHQDGDLPTNTRAAEVTTQGEGVAMEYVANLQYDDTGEAQNGSDIEFMRLGKREYALAGTLRGGLQVIDITRPRQPKRVSVYDCRISQGDIQVWKRRGRVLASYTADGTVGTAGAASRCGTELGLEADDAGTVIVDLTDPRRPGTVSWLPVGAGSHNMTIHPSGKWLYNSNSDLLTAGPEPTITIYDIRRPTRPVKVQDFAIPFVPTSLGSESHDITFSADGTRAYSAALSQTLVLDTTDPADPSVIGQIVDPAVNVSHQADPVTLKDSDGTRRTVLVVTDERAGAAASAECPGGGLHLYDITGDLESAPAKIGTWFAPTYSVQDGTTCTSHVLRIYPRQKLLTIAWYAKGVRVLDISGLADAAADPQAGPATVAFGDGVGMKEVGHFTMPDSDAWSFKTNKIKRNGSFFGYANDLVRGFDVFRYDGSTIGDVKPLRPRDLKPRRSATAASTRVDASTAAGLALVVPAGLGALLLHRRSARRRRD, from the coding sequence ATGACCCGACGCGCCGGCTCCGCCCTGCTCGCCCTGGCCCTCGCCGCCCTCACCCCCGTGCTCGCCGCGCCCTCGGCGTTCGCGCACCAGGACGGCGACCTGCCCACCAACACCCGCGCGGCCGAGGTCACGACGCAGGGTGAGGGAGTGGCGATGGAGTACGTCGCCAACCTGCAGTACGACGACACCGGGGAGGCGCAGAACGGCTCGGACATCGAGTTCATGCGGCTCGGGAAGCGTGAGTACGCGCTCGCCGGCACGCTGCGCGGCGGCCTGCAGGTCATCGACATCACCCGGCCCCGCCAGCCGAAGCGGGTCTCGGTCTACGACTGCAGGATCTCCCAGGGCGACATCCAGGTCTGGAAGCGTCGCGGCCGGGTGCTGGCCAGCTACACCGCTGACGGCACCGTGGGCACGGCCGGGGCCGCCTCGCGCTGCGGCACCGAGCTGGGCCTCGAGGCCGACGACGCCGGCACCGTCATCGTCGACCTCACCGACCCGAGGAGGCCGGGCACCGTCAGCTGGTTGCCGGTCGGCGCGGGCTCGCACAACATGACCATCCACCCCAGCGGCAAGTGGCTCTACAACTCCAACTCCGACCTGCTCACGGCCGGCCCCGAGCCCACCATCACCATCTACGACATCCGTCGCCCGACCCGGCCGGTGAAGGTGCAGGACTTCGCGATCCCGTTCGTGCCCACCTCGCTGGGCTCGGAGTCGCACGACATCACCTTCAGCGCCGACGGCACCCGCGCCTACTCCGCCGCGCTCTCGCAGACCCTGGTCCTCGACACCACCGACCCCGCCGACCCGTCGGTGATCGGGCAGATCGTCGACCCGGCCGTCAACGTCTCCCACCAGGCCGACCCGGTGACCCTGAAGGACTCCGACGGCACCAGGCGCACCGTCCTGGTCGTCACCGACGAGCGGGCCGGCGCCGCCGCGTCGGCGGAGTGCCCCGGCGGCGGGCTGCACCTCTACGACATCACCGGTGACCTCGAGTCCGCGCCGGCCAAGATCGGCACCTGGTTCGCCCCGACCTACTCCGTCCAGGACGGCACCACCTGCACCTCCCACGTGCTGCGCATCTACCCGCGCCAGAAGCTGCTGACCATCGCCTGGTACGCCAAGGGCGTGCGGGTCCTCGACATCTCCGGGCTCGCCGACGCCGCCGCTGACCCGCAGGCCGGCCCCGCCACCGTCGCCTTCGGTGACGGTGTGGGCATGAAGGAGGTCGGCCACTTCACGATGCCCGACTCCGACGCCTGGTCGTTCAAGACCAACAAGATCAAGAGGAACGGCTCCTTCTTCGGCTACGCCAACGACCTGGTCCGCGGGTTCGACGTCTTCCGCTACGACGGCTCGACCATCGGCGACGTCAAGCCGCTGCGGCCGCGGGACCTCAAGCCGCGCCGCAGCGCCACGGCCGCGTCGACCCGGGTGGACGCCTCCACCGCGGCCGGCCTCGCACTGGTGGTGCCCGCCGGGCTCGGCGCGCTGCTGCTGCACCGCCGCTCCGCCCGGCGCCGCCGGGACTGA
- a CDS encoding YajQ family cyclic di-GMP-binding protein, which produces MADSSFDIVSKIDRQEVDNALGQTAREIATRFDFKGTGASIEWSGEHTIEITASADDRASAVLDVFQGKLVKRDVSLKVLDAGEPRPSGRESKISITLKEGISSEDAKKVSKLIRDEGPKGVKAQIQGDELRVSSKKRDDLQEIIALVKSQDLDFPVQFTNYR; this is translated from the coding sequence ATGGCCGACTCGTCCTTCGACATCGTCTCCAAGATCGACCGCCAGGAGGTCGACAACGCGCTCGGGCAGACCGCCCGCGAGATCGCGACCCGCTTCGACTTCAAGGGCACCGGCGCGAGCATCGAGTGGTCCGGTGAGCACACGATCGAGATCACCGCCTCCGCCGACGACCGCGCCAGCGCCGTGCTCGACGTCTTCCAGGGCAAGCTGGTCAAGCGCGACGTGTCGCTGAAGGTCCTCGACGCCGGCGAGCCCCGCCCCTCGGGCCGGGAGTCGAAGATCTCGATCACGCTCAAGGAGGGCATCAGCTCCGAGGACGCCAAGAAGGTCTCCAAGCTGATCCGCGACGAGGGCCCCAAGGGCGTCAAGGCGCAGATCCAGGGCGACGAGCTGCGGGTCTCCTCCAAGAAGCGCGACGACCTGCAGGAGATCATCGCCCTGGTCAAGAGCCAGGACCTCGACTTCCCGGTGCAGTTCACCAACTACCGCTGA
- a CDS encoding 2-oxoacid:acceptor oxidoreductase subunit alpha, giving the protein MAENIKQVKQLDRVIIRFAGDSGDGMQLTGDRFTAESASFGNDLVTLPNFPAEIRAPQGTLPGVSSFQVHFADHDILTPGDAPDVLVAMNPAALKANLSDLPKGATIIVDSHDFSARNLTKAGYDANPLESLETPGSELDGYNVHTVDLTGMTVGAVKEFGLSRKDAARAKNMFALGLLSWMYGRPTEGTETFLTRKFAKNAAVRDANLTAFRAGWNFGETTETFVVRYEVKPAPMSAGTYRNITGNLALSYGLVAAGVQSGLPVFLGSYPITPASDILHELSKHKGFGVTTFQAEDEIAGVGAAIGAAFSGSLGVTTTSGPGLALKSEAIGLAVMTELPLLVVDVQRGGPSTGLPTKTEQSDLLQAMFGRNGEAPVPIVAPQSPGDCFDAAIEAARIAITYRTPVLLLSDGYLANGSEPWRIPEVSDLPGIDPAFATGPNHTATSTAKDGTVTETEDFWPYLRDEETLARPWAIPGTPGLEHRIGGLEKAEGHGNISYDPANHDLMVRTRQAKVDRIAESLPPLVVDDPSGRAKALVLGWGSTYGPIGAGVRRVRRAGYDVAQVHLRHLNPFPKDLGEILARYDKVLVPEMNLGQLSMLLRAKYLVDAIGYHQVNGMPLKASELAEAIGQLVAQAEGIPADELDLSVATSQEVHQ; this is encoded by the coding sequence GTGGCCGAGAACATCAAGCAGGTCAAGCAGCTCGATCGCGTCATCATCCGCTTCGCGGGCGACTCCGGCGACGGCATGCAGCTCACGGGTGACCGCTTCACCGCCGAGTCGGCGTCCTTCGGCAACGACCTCGTCACGCTGCCGAACTTCCCGGCCGAGATCCGCGCCCCCCAGGGCACGCTCCCGGGCGTCAGCTCCTTCCAGGTGCACTTCGCCGACCACGACATCCTCACGCCGGGCGATGCCCCGGACGTGCTGGTCGCGATGAACCCGGCGGCGCTCAAGGCCAACCTCAGCGACCTGCCCAAGGGCGCGACGATCATCGTGGACTCCCACGACTTCTCGGCTCGCAACCTGACCAAGGCCGGCTACGACGCCAACCCGCTGGAGTCGCTGGAGACCCCCGGCTCCGAGCTGGACGGCTACAACGTGCACACCGTCGACCTGACGGGGATGACGGTCGGCGCGGTCAAGGAGTTCGGCCTCTCCCGCAAGGACGCCGCCCGGGCCAAGAACATGTTCGCGCTGGGGCTGCTGTCCTGGATGTACGGCCGCCCCACCGAGGGCACCGAGACCTTCCTGACCCGCAAGTTCGCCAAGAACGCCGCGGTGCGCGACGCCAACCTCACGGCGTTCCGCGCCGGGTGGAACTTCGGCGAGACGACCGAGACGTTCGTGGTGCGCTACGAGGTCAAGCCGGCCCCCATGTCCGCCGGCACCTACCGCAACATCACCGGCAACCTGGCCCTCTCCTACGGCCTGGTGGCCGCGGGCGTGCAGTCCGGGCTCCCGGTCTTCCTGGGCTCCTACCCGATCACCCCGGCCAGCGACATCCTCCACGAGCTCTCCAAGCACAAGGGCTTCGGCGTGACCACCTTCCAGGCCGAGGACGAGATCGCCGGGGTGGGAGCCGCGATCGGCGCCGCGTTCTCCGGGTCGCTCGGCGTGACCACGACCTCCGGGCCGGGCCTCGCGCTGAAGTCCGAGGCGATCGGCCTGGCCGTGATGACCGAGCTCCCGCTGCTCGTCGTCGACGTCCAGCGCGGCGGTCCCTCGACGGGCCTGCCCACCAAGACCGAGCAGTCCGACCTGCTGCAGGCGATGTTCGGTCGCAACGGCGAGGCCCCGGTGCCGATCGTGGCCCCGCAGTCGCCCGGCGACTGCTTCGACGCCGCGATCGAGGCGGCGCGCATCGCCATCACCTACCGCACCCCGGTGCTGCTGCTCTCGGACGGCTACCTGGCCAACGGCTCCGAGCCGTGGCGGATCCCCGAGGTCTCCGACCTGCCGGGCATCGACCCCGCCTTCGCGACCGGGCCCAACCACACCGCGACCAGCACCGCCAAGGACGGCACGGTCACCGAGACCGAGGACTTCTGGCCGTACCTGCGCGACGAGGAGACCCTCGCGCGTCCCTGGGCGATCCCGGGCACCCCCGGGCTCGAGCACCGCATCGGCGGTCTCGAGAAGGCCGAGGGCCACGGCAACATCTCCTACGACCCCGCCAACCACGACCTGATGGTGCGCACCCGCCAGGCCAAGGTCGACCGCATCGCCGAGTCGCTGCCGCCGCTCGTGGTCGACGACCCCTCCGGCCGCGCCAAGGCCCTGGTGCTCGGGTGGGGCTCCACCTACGGCCCGATCGGTGCCGGCGTACGACGCGTGCGCCGGGCCGGCTACGACGTGGCCCAGGTCCACCTGCGCCACCTCAACCCGTTCCCGAAGGACCTCGGCGAGATCCTCGCGCGCTACGACAAGGTCCTCGTCCCCGAGATGAACCTCGGTCAGCTCTCGATGCTGCTGCGTGCGAAGTACCTCGTCGACGCCATCGGCTACCACCAGGTCAACGGCATGCCCCTCAAGGCCTCCGAGCTGGCCGAGGCCATCGGTCAGCTCGTCGCCCAGGCGGAGGGGATCCCCGCCGACGAGCTCGACCTGTCCGTCGCCACCAGCCAGGAGGTCCACCAGTGA
- a CDS encoding 2-oxoacid:ferredoxin oxidoreductase subunit beta, protein MTTTSTPADLGLPGLRSGTESVPAYEGDAPQTGKDYTSDQEVRWCPGCGDYAVLKAVQSFLPDLGLRRENIVFVSGIGCSSRFPYYLDTYGMHSIHGRAPSIATGIATAREDLSVWVVTGDGDALSIGGNHLIHALRRNVNMTILLFNNRIYGLTKGQYSPTSETGKVTKSTPMGSVDHPFNPVSLALGAEASFVARTIDSDRKHLTEVLAAAAAHRGTSLVEIYQNCPIFNDGAFDAIKDRDTKADAIIPLVHGAPITFGVPDEDGRATKGVAHDPATGGVRVVEVGAGPGQVTEADLLVHDAHNPDPSVAFAISRLTDSGYLNTSPIGIFRQVERETYDDQARSQLATAGAATSDDPSDRLAALITGADTWTVV, encoded by the coding sequence GTGACGACCACATCCACCCCGGCCGACCTGGGCCTGCCCGGTCTGCGCTCGGGCACCGAGTCGGTCCCCGCCTACGAGGGTGACGCCCCGCAGACCGGCAAGGACTACACCTCCGACCAGGAGGTGCGCTGGTGCCCCGGCTGCGGCGACTACGCCGTCCTCAAGGCCGTGCAGTCCTTCCTGCCCGACCTCGGGCTGCGCCGCGAGAACATCGTGTTCGTGTCCGGGATCGGCTGCTCGAGCCGGTTCCCCTACTACCTCGACACCTACGGCATGCACTCGATCCACGGCCGGGCCCCGTCGATCGCCACGGGCATCGCCACCGCGCGCGAGGACCTCTCGGTGTGGGTGGTCACCGGCGACGGCGACGCGCTGTCCATCGGCGGCAACCACCTGATCCACGCCCTGCGCCGCAACGTCAACATGACGATCCTGCTGTTCAACAACCGGATCTACGGGCTGACCAAGGGCCAGTACTCCCCCACCTCGGAGACCGGCAAGGTCACCAAGTCCACCCCGATGGGCTCGGTCGACCACCCCTTCAACCCGGTCTCGCTGGCCCTGGGCGCCGAGGCGTCGTTCGTGGCCCGCACCATCGACTCCGACCGCAAGCACCTCACCGAGGTGCTCGCCGCGGCCGCCGCCCACCGGGGCACGTCGCTGGTGGAGATCTACCAGAACTGCCCGATCTTCAACGACGGCGCCTTCGACGCCATCAAGGACCGCGACACCAAGGCCGACGCGATCATCCCCCTGGTGCACGGCGCCCCGATCACCTTCGGCGTCCCCGACGAGGACGGTCGTGCCACCAAGGGCGTCGCCCACGACCCGGCCACCGGCGGCGTGCGCGTCGTCGAGGTCGGTGCCGGCCCCGGCCAGGTGACCGAGGCCGACCTGCTGGTCCACGATGCGCACAACCCCGACCCGTCCGTGGCGTTCGCGATCAGCCGGCTGACCGACTCGGGCTACCTGAACACCAGCCCCATCGGGATCTTCCGCCAGGTCGAGCGCGAGACCTACGACGACCAGGCGCGCTCCCAGCTCGCCACCGCCGGCGCCGCCACCAGCGACGACCCCAGCGACCGGTTGGCGGCCCTGATCACCGGCGCCGACACCTGGACGGTCGTCTGA